In the Mycolicibacterium thermoresistibile genome, one interval contains:
- a CDS encoding MetQ/NlpA family ABC transporter substrate-binding protein, which produces MSTAGTPVDDHGFELKRRPTRLWVALSLLAVVALLIGARFVISGNSQSPNEIPGATLVVASTESNAAEQALIEFVAREVAPRYGIKVAFRGLADSNTINRAVSEGEVAATTYQHRLWLGQVLEANPDFREEAAAPIFRWAFGIWSDKYTDVAQIPDGATIALYSDPANEAQGLWLLERAGLIELDPAVDKWTATQRDIVANPRNLKFTLFDFAAQTRALPDIDAAVGYSEFYIAAKVPLERQIFAPPPPDEFAAVLTIGSRWADTDNIKNLVAAFRDPAVQEFLATDPRVKHILLPL; this is translated from the coding sequence ATGTCAACCGCCGGCACCCCGGTCGACGACCACGGATTCGAGCTCAAACGACGGCCCACCCGGCTGTGGGTCGCGCTGAGCCTGCTTGCCGTGGTTGCGCTGCTGATCGGCGCGCGGTTCGTGATCTCCGGAAACTCTCAGTCCCCGAACGAGATTCCGGGGGCGACACTTGTCGTCGCCAGCACCGAGAGCAATGCCGCCGAACAGGCGCTGATCGAGTTCGTCGCCCGCGAGGTCGCACCTCGTTACGGCATCAAGGTGGCGTTCCGCGGTCTGGCGGACAGCAACACGATCAACCGGGCGGTCAGTGAAGGCGAGGTGGCCGCCACCACCTATCAGCACAGACTGTGGCTCGGGCAGGTGCTCGAGGCCAATCCCGACTTCCGGGAGGAGGCGGCGGCGCCGATCTTCCGGTGGGCGTTCGGCATCTGGTCGGACAAGTACACCGATGTGGCCCAGATTCCGGACGGAGCGACCATCGCGCTGTACTCGGATCCGGCCAACGAGGCACAGGGGCTGTGGCTGCTGGAACGCGCCGGTCTGATCGAACTGGATCCGGCGGTGGACAAGTGGACCGCCACCCAACGGGACATCGTCGCCAACCCGAGGAATCTGAAGTTCACCCTGTTCGACTTCGCCGCGCAGACCCGGGCGCTGCCCGATATCGACGCGGCGGTCGGCTACTCCGAGTTCTACATCGCCGCGAAGGTGCCGCTGGAACGGCAGATCTTCGCACCGCCGCCGCCGGACGAGTTCGCCGCGGTGCTGACCATCGGCAGCAGATGGGCCGACACCGACAACATCAAGAACCTGGTCGCAGCGTTCCGGGATCCGGCCGTGCAGGAGTTCCTGGCCACCGATCCACGGGTGAAGCACATCCTGCTGCCGTTGTGA
- a CDS encoding methionine ABC transporter permease gives MAGLLFPALLDTLTMVGIVMTIVTLVGVPLGALVHNLAPGGLFENPTLHTVLSWTINIGRSLPFLILMAAIMPFTRFVTGTNIGIAAAVVPMSLAGIAFFTRIVENSLRSVPPSVVQVARASGGSPLQIIRTAQLHEAVPSILGGLTINVIAMIEYSAIAGTIGAGGIGYVAVTYGYQRFDQGVMAATIVILVCTVAVVQLIGDALVRFTTPHARARAARV, from the coding sequence ATGGCGGGTCTGTTGTTTCCGGCCCTGCTGGACACGCTGACCATGGTCGGGATCGTGATGACGATCGTGACACTGGTCGGGGTGCCGCTGGGTGCGCTCGTCCACAACCTCGCGCCCGGCGGGCTGTTCGAGAACCCCACCCTGCACACGGTGCTGAGCTGGACCATCAACATCGGGCGGTCGCTGCCGTTCTTGATCCTGATGGCGGCCATCATGCCGTTCACCCGGTTCGTCACCGGCACCAACATCGGAATCGCGGCGGCGGTGGTGCCGATGTCGCTGGCGGGTATCGCGTTCTTCACCCGCATCGTGGAGAACTCGCTGCGGTCGGTGCCACCGTCGGTGGTACAGGTGGCCCGTGCGTCCGGAGGGTCGCCACTGCAGATCATCCGCACCGCCCAACTGCACGAGGCCGTGCCGTCGATCCTCGGCGGCCTGACCATCAACGTGATCGCGATGATCGAGTACTCCGCGATCGCGGGCACCATCGGCGCCGGCGGAATCGGCTACGTCGCGGTCACCTACGGCTATCAACGCTTCGACCAGGGCGTCATGGCCGCCACCATCGTCATCCTGGTCTGCACCGTCGCCGTGGTTCAGCTGATCGGCGATGCGCTCGTCCGCTTCACCACACCACATGCGCGCGCCCGCGCAGCCAGAGTCTGA
- a CDS encoding NAD(P)H-dependent flavin oxidoreductase — MDVLDRLRLDVPVAQAGMGGGLAGPELAVAVADAGGLGTLGLTAPDRLRDGIRRVRAEAPGRAVAVNLLMPFVRRPHVRVCVEERIDVAVVAFGGDRALVRELRDAGVFVFTMVGTADQVRRALHWGVDALIAQGAEAGGHLVGESPAAAFLPKARDLAGGRPVFLAGGVATAADTRAALDAGADAVVAGTRFLLTHESGAHPEYQRRLLEAETTYRTMLFGLGWPAPHRVVGNAATRRWCDASGTAKRLPVWINARSEFMARLGDVPPAVLVRWQRPALPLFSPAAPTRAMPAAWVDRTALYAGESVLRMAAVIPARDAVAELSPAQGV; from the coding sequence GTGGATGTCCTGGACCGCCTGCGGCTGGACGTTCCGGTGGCGCAAGCCGGTATGGGTGGCGGGTTGGCGGGGCCGGAACTCGCCGTCGCCGTCGCCGACGCCGGCGGTCTCGGAACGCTCGGGCTGACCGCACCCGACCGGTTGCGCGACGGGATCCGCCGGGTCCGCGCCGAAGCCCCCGGCCGGGCGGTCGCGGTGAATCTGTTGATGCCGTTCGTCCGGCGCCCCCATGTGCGGGTGTGCGTCGAGGAGCGGATCGACGTCGCGGTCGTCGCGTTCGGCGGGGACCGTGCGCTGGTGCGGGAGCTCAGGGACGCCGGGGTGTTCGTGTTCACCATGGTCGGCACCGCCGATCAGGTGCGCCGGGCGCTGCACTGGGGCGTCGACGCGCTGATCGCCCAGGGGGCCGAGGCCGGTGGACACCTGGTCGGTGAATCACCTGCGGCGGCCTTTCTGCCGAAAGCCCGCGACCTCGCCGGCGGCCGGCCGGTGTTCCTGGCCGGTGGTGTTGCCACCGCCGCCGACACCCGGGCGGCGTTGGATGCCGGTGCGGACGCCGTGGTGGCCGGGACCCGATTCCTGCTCACCCACGAATCCGGTGCGCATCCGGAGTATCAGCGCCGCCTGCTGGAGGCCGAAACCACCTACCGCACCATGCTTTTCGGTTTGGGGTGGCCGGCCCCGCACCGGGTGGTGGGCAATGCGGCCACCCGCCGCTGGTGCGATGCGTCCGGGACGGCGAAACGGTTGCCGGTCTGGATCAACGCACGCAGCGAATTCATGGCCCGCCTGGGCGACGTCCCGCCGGCGGTGCTGGTGCGGTGGCAGCGCCCGGCGTTGCCGCTGTTCTCACCCGCGGCCCCCACCCGGGCGATGCCGGCGGCCTGGGTGGACCGCACCGCGCTGTACGCGGGGGAGTCGGTGCTGCGGATGGCCGCCGTCATCCCGGCCCGCGACGCGGTGGCCGAACTCAGCCCCGCGCAGGGGGTCTGA
- the irtB gene encoding mycobactin import ATP-binding/permease protein IrtB produces MIRTLLRLVPAEKRGAVAGYAVLTLLSVLLRAVGAVLLIPLLAALFSDTPSDAWLWLGWLTAVTLAGWVTDTNTARLGFDLGFAVLSRTQHDMADRLPNVAMSWFTPDNTATARQAIAATGPELAGLVVNLLTPLIGAALLPAAIGVALLFVSVPLGLAALAGVAVLFGALALSGRLSRAADKVAGETNSAFTERIIEFARTQQALRAARRVEPARSQVGSALAAQHGAGLRLLTMQIPGQVLFSLAGQVALIGFAGMAVWLTVRGQLGVPEAIALIVVLVRYLEPFAAIADLAPALETTRATLNRIQAVLDAPTLPAGRRRLDRTGAAPSIEFDDVRFSYGDEVVLDGVSFTLRPGNTTAIVGPSGSGKTTILSLIAGLQQPASGRVLLDGVDVTTLDPEARRAAVSVVFQHPYLFDGTLRDNVLVGDPEADPDDVTAAMRLARVDELLDRLPDGDATVVGEGGTALSGGERQRVSIARALLKPAPVLLVDEATSALDNANEAAVVDALTADPRPRTRVIVAHRLASIRHADRVLFVEAGRVVEDGAIDELLAAGGRFAQFWAQQQAASEWAIGSTAR; encoded by the coding sequence ATGATCCGCACCCTGCTGAGACTGGTCCCGGCCGAGAAGCGTGGCGCCGTCGCCGGATACGCGGTGCTGACCCTGCTGTCGGTGCTGCTGCGCGCGGTCGGCGCGGTGCTGCTCATCCCGTTGCTGGCCGCACTGTTCAGCGACACCCCGTCGGACGCCTGGTTGTGGCTGGGCTGGCTCACCGCGGTCACCCTGGCCGGCTGGGTGACCGACACCAACACCGCCCGGCTCGGGTTCGATCTGGGATTCGCGGTGCTCAGCCGCACCCAGCACGATATGGCCGACCGGCTCCCGAACGTCGCGATGAGCTGGTTCACCCCCGACAACACCGCCACGGCGCGGCAGGCGATCGCGGCCACCGGGCCGGAACTGGCCGGGCTGGTGGTCAACCTGCTCACCCCCCTGATCGGCGCGGCTCTGCTGCCGGCCGCCATCGGCGTCGCGCTGTTGTTCGTGTCGGTGCCGCTGGGGCTGGCCGCGCTGGCCGGGGTCGCGGTGCTGTTCGGGGCGCTGGCCCTGTCCGGCCGGTTGAGCCGGGCCGCCGACAAGGTGGCCGGTGAGACCAATTCCGCGTTCACCGAACGCATCATCGAGTTCGCCCGCACCCAGCAGGCGCTGCGGGCGGCCCGCCGGGTGGAACCGGCACGCAGCCAGGTGGGCAGCGCGCTGGCGGCGCAGCACGGCGCCGGCCTGCGGCTGCTGACCATGCAGATCCCCGGCCAGGTGCTGTTCAGCCTCGCCGGCCAGGTGGCGCTGATCGGATTCGCCGGCATGGCCGTCTGGTTGACGGTGCGCGGTCAACTCGGGGTGCCTGAGGCGATCGCGCTGATCGTGGTGCTGGTCCGTTACCTCGAACCGTTCGCGGCGATCGCCGATCTGGCGCCGGCGCTGGAAACGACCCGGGCCACGCTGAACCGCATCCAGGCGGTGCTGGACGCGCCGACACTTCCCGCCGGCCGCCGCCGGCTGGACCGGACGGGCGCCGCGCCGAGCATCGAATTCGACGATGTGCGTTTCAGTTACGGCGATGAGGTGGTGCTCGACGGGGTCAGCTTCACGCTGCGGCCGGGCAACACCACCGCGATCGTGGGGCCGTCCGGTTCGGGGAAGACCACCATCCTGTCGTTGATCGCCGGTCTGCAGCAGCCGGCATCGGGGCGGGTGCTGCTGGACGGGGTGGACGTCACCACCCTGGACCCGGAGGCGCGACGGGCGGCGGTGAGCGTGGTGTTCCAGCACCCGTATCTGTTCGACGGGACCCTACGGGACAACGTGCTGGTGGGCGATCCGGAAGCCGACCCGGACGACGTCACCGCGGCGATGCGGCTGGCGCGGGTGGACGAACTCCTCGACCGGCTGCCCGACGGCGACGCCACCGTGGTGGGGGAGGGCGGCACCGCGCTGTCCGGGGGTGAACGCCAGCGCGTGAGCATCGCGCGGGCACTGCTGAAACCGGCGCCGGTGCTGCTGGTGGACGAGGCGACCAGTGCGCTGGACAACGCCAACGAGGCCGCCGTGGTCGATGCGCTGACCGCCGATCCCCGCCCCCGCACCCGGGTGATCGTCGCGCACCGGTTGGCCAGCATCCGGCACGCCGACCGGGTGCTGTTCGTCGAGGCCGGACGGGTGGTCGAGGACGGAGCCATCGACGAACTGCTCGCCGCCGGAGGGCGTTTCGCCCAGTTCTGGGCACAGCAGCAGGCCGCGTCGGAGTGGGCGATCGGGTCGACGGCGCGGTGA
- a CDS encoding LLM class flavin-dependent oxidoreductase: MTRVIRFNAFDMNCVAHQSPGLWKHPEDQSWRYKDLEYWTELARLLERGRFDGLFIADVLGTYDVYGAGDEAAIRQAAQIPVNDPMMLVSAMALVTEHLGFGITTGTGFEHPYPFARRMSTLDHLTKGRIGWNVVTGYLPAAARNMGQSDQPAHDARYDHADEYLEVLYKLWEGSWEDDAVIRDRERGVFTDPDKVHHIGHRGRHFSVPGVHLSEPSPQRTPVIYQAGSSPRGVRFAAENAEAIFTASPTKEILRRTVSTIRQELEIAGRDPYSVKIFNLTTIITAETDEEAHARHAEYLAYGDPEGALTFMSGWMGVDLARYGLDEPVGNVDSNAILSAVAAFQSADPDGREWAVRDIAEWGKIGGMGPRIVGSGFTVADTLQEWVEETDVDGFNLAYAITPGSFAQFIEHVVPVLTERGAYQPAYTPGTLRHKLFGKGDRLPDDHRGSRYRVGGPLSTIIDRPSTLPSSPASAASQPISGR, encoded by the coding sequence GTGACTCGTGTTATCCGTTTCAACGCCTTCGACATGAACTGTGTCGCCCACCAGTCCCCCGGTCTGTGGAAACACCCGGAGGACCAGTCCTGGCGCTACAAGGATCTCGAGTACTGGACCGAGCTGGCCCGGCTACTCGAACGCGGCCGGTTCGACGGTCTGTTCATCGCCGACGTGCTGGGCACCTACGACGTGTACGGCGCCGGCGACGAGGCGGCGATACGCCAGGCCGCGCAGATCCCGGTCAACGATCCGATGATGCTGGTCTCGGCCATGGCGCTGGTCACCGAACATCTCGGCTTCGGCATCACCACCGGAACCGGTTTCGAACACCCGTACCCGTTCGCCCGGCGGATGTCCACGTTGGACCACCTCACCAAGGGCCGCATCGGATGGAACGTCGTCACCGGCTACCTTCCGGCCGCCGCCCGCAACATGGGGCAGAGCGATCAGCCGGCCCACGACGCCCGCTACGACCACGCCGACGAGTATCTCGAGGTGCTCTACAAGCTGTGGGAGGGTTCGTGGGAGGACGACGCGGTGATCCGTGACCGCGAGCGCGGGGTGTTCACCGATCCGGACAAGGTGCACCACATCGGCCACCGCGGAAGACATTTCAGTGTGCCCGGTGTCCACCTGTCCGAGCCGTCGCCGCAACGGACACCGGTGATCTACCAGGCCGGATCGTCACCGCGCGGGGTGCGGTTCGCGGCCGAGAACGCCGAGGCGATCTTCACCGCGTCGCCGACCAAGGAGATACTCCGCCGGACCGTCAGCACCATCCGCCAGGAACTCGAGATCGCCGGGCGCGACCCGTATTCGGTGAAGATCTTCAATCTGACCACGATCATCACCGCCGAGACCGACGAGGAGGCGCACGCCCGGCACGCCGAGTACCTCGCCTACGGCGATCCGGAGGGCGCGCTGACGTTCATGTCCGGCTGGATGGGCGTGGACCTGGCCCGATACGGGCTCGACGAACCGGTCGGCAACGTCGACTCGAACGCGATCCTGTCGGCGGTGGCGGCATTCCAGTCCGCCGACCCCGATGGCCGGGAATGGGCGGTCCGCGATATCGCCGAGTGGGGCAAGATCGGTGGGATGGGCCCGCGCATCGTGGGATCCGGTTTCACCGTCGCCGACACACTGCAGGAGTGGGTCGAGGAGACCGACGTCGACGGCTTCAATCTGGCCTACGCGATCACGCCGGGTTCGTTCGCGCAGTTCATCGAGCACGTGGTGCCGGTGTTGACCGAGCGTGGCGCCTATCAGCCGGCCTACACGCCGGGTACGTTGCGGCACAAGCTCTTCGGTAAGGGCGACCGGCTGCCCGACGACCACCGGGGCAGCCGGTACCGGGTCGGTGGTCCCCTGTCGACGATCATCGACCGACCCTCGACACTGCCGTCGTCGCCGGCATCGGCGGCCTCCCAGCCGATCAGCGGCCGGTAG
- a CDS encoding methionine ABC transporter ATP-binding protein: MIELTDLTKVYGCGEHRTVVLDRINFRVETGEVLAVVGPSGAGKSTLAQCINLLTRPTSGSVVVNGEDLTTLSTHRLRVARRRIGTVFQSSGLLERRTAAENVALPLEYLGVTAAETRKRVAELLDRVGLAARANHYPFQLSGGQRQRVGIARALALRPSVLLSDEATAGLDPTTTASVVELLRELRDDLNLSIVFITHEMDTVLKIADSVARLDHGRIVEAGRLVDLLTDPASALGADLRPQGAAAAAAPGQQVWQVVYDTPDVPADWIARVSVDLGAPVAVLGASVQSIGGVTVGGATLGIDDGLSPRVPEVLRRYGLAVADSVTSTAETSTAEKELEEVA, translated from the coding sequence ATGATCGAATTGACCGATCTGACCAAGGTGTACGGATGCGGTGAGCACCGCACCGTGGTGCTCGACCGGATCAACTTCCGGGTGGAGACCGGTGAGGTCCTCGCCGTGGTCGGGCCCAGCGGTGCCGGCAAGAGCACCCTGGCCCAGTGCATCAACCTGCTCACCCGGCCCACGTCCGGATCAGTTGTCGTCAACGGTGAGGACCTGACCACGCTGTCCACCCATCGGCTGCGGGTCGCGCGCCGCCGGATCGGCACGGTGTTTCAGTCGTCGGGTCTGTTGGAACGCCGCACCGCCGCCGAGAACGTCGCGCTACCACTGGAATACCTCGGTGTCACCGCCGCCGAGACGCGGAAACGGGTCGCCGAACTGCTCGACCGGGTCGGGCTCGCCGCACGCGCGAACCATTATCCGTTCCAGTTGTCGGGTGGTCAGCGCCAACGGGTCGGCATCGCACGTGCCCTGGCGCTGCGGCCCTCGGTGCTGTTGTCCGACGAGGCCACCGCGGGGCTGGACCCGACCACCACCGCCTCCGTCGTCGAACTGCTGCGGGAACTGCGTGACGACCTGAACCTGTCGATCGTGTTCATCACCCACGAGATGGACACGGTGCTGAAGATCGCGGATTCGGTGGCGCGGCTGGACCACGGACGGATCGTCGAGGCCGGGCGGCTGGTCGATCTGCTCACCGATCCCGCGTCGGCGCTGGGCGCGGACCTGCGCCCGCAGGGAGCGGCAGCCGCCGCGGCCCCCGGCCAGCAGGTGTGGCAGGTGGTCTACGACACTCCCGATGTGCCGGCGGATTGGATCGCCCGCGTGTCGGTCGACCTCGGTGCTCCGGTGGCGGTGCTGGGCGCGTCGGTGCAATCGATCGGCGGCGTCACCGTCGGTGGCGCGACGCTCGGGATCGATGACGGGTTGAGCCCGCGGGTGCCGGAGGTGTTGCGGCGATACGGCCTCGCCGTCGCCGACAGCGTGACCTCCACCGCGGAGACCTCCACCGCGGAGAAGGAACTGGAGGAAGTTGCGTGA